From Lusitaniella coriacea LEGE 07157:
ACCGGTCGCAAGCGGAATATCATTCAGTGGATGAATCATCCCAACTTTGAGTTGATTCGTCACGATATTACTGAACCCATTCGCCTAGAAGTCGATCAAATTTACCATCTCGCCTGTCCGGCTTCGCCCATCCACTATCAATACAACCCCGTTAAAACGATCAAAACCAACGTTATGGGGACGTTGAATATGTTGGGGTTAGCCAAGCGCGTTAAAGCAAGATTCTTCCTAGCCTCCACCTCCGAGGTGTACGGGGACCCGGACGTACATCCTCAAAGCGAAGACTATCGCGGTAATGTCAATTGCATTGGCATTCGGTCTTGCTACGATGAAGGGAAGCGAGTCGCCGAAACTCTCGCCTTTGACTATCATCGTCAAAATGGCGTAGATATCCGAGTGGTACGGATTTTTAATACCTATGGCCCTCGGATGTTAGAAAACGACGGTCGCGTCGTCAGTAACTTTATCGTTCAAGCGTTACAGGGTAAACCCCTAACGGTTTATGGGGATGGTTCTCAAACTCGCAGTTTCTGCTATGTCTCCGACCTAGTTGAAGGCTTTATTCGCCTGATGAACAGCGAACACATCGGACCGATGAATTTGGGCAACCCCGGAGAATATACCATTCTGGAGTTGGCGCAGACCATTCAAAACATGGTCAATCCCGATGCAGAATTGGTCTATCAACCCCTACCGCAGGACGATCCCAAGCAGCGCCAACCTGATATCACCAGGGCAAAACAATGGTTGAACTGGGAACCCACAATTCCCTTAGACAAAGGCTTAAAACAGACGATCGATTATTTCCGCGATCGCCTGAAACAACCATAAAGCATCTGTAGAAAATAGGAGCGATATTGTTAATTTCGATATCCTTCCGATGGGAATTCTGGTTTGAATGCGCGATCGCGGGGTAACTTTTGGGAACTCTAAAAGTAAGCAAGCTCAAAAGAGTTGAGTTTACACCCAACCCCCACAGCACATTGCGTAACGACTCAAAACAATAACTGACAACCGAACAGAGGATTAATTCTATGCGCGTTTGTGTCATTGGTACCGGATATGTTGGCTTAGTAACAGGCGTTTGTCTCTCCCACATCGGTCACAATGTTATCTGCGTCGATAACAACGAAGAAAAAGTCAAATTGATGAAATCCGGGCAATCTCCCATCTACGAACCCGGACTCTCAGAACTGATGAAGTCTTCAATGGAAGTTGGACGCTTAGAATTCACTGCCGATCTCGAATACGGCGTTGATAACGGCGATATCTTATTCATTGCCGTAGGAACTCCCCCCCTACCGACAGGAGAAAGCGATACCCGCTACGTTGAAGCCGTTGCGCGCGGAATTGGCGCTCACCTCAAAGATGGCTACAAAGTGATTGTGA
This genomic window contains:
- a CDS encoding UDP-glucuronic acid decarboxylase family protein, whose translation is MRILVTGGAGFLGSHLIDRLMEAGHEVLCLDNFFTGRKRNIIQWMNHPNFELIRHDITEPIRLEVDQIYHLACPASPIHYQYNPVKTIKTNVMGTLNMLGLAKRVKARFFLASTSEVYGDPDVHPQSEDYRGNVNCIGIRSCYDEGKRVAETLAFDYHRQNGVDIRVVRIFNTYGPRMLENDGRVVSNFIVQALQGKPLTVYGDGSQTRSFCYVSDLVEGFIRLMNSEHIGPMNLGNPGEYTILELAQTIQNMVNPDAELVYQPLPQDDPKQRQPDITRAKQWLNWEPTIPLDKGLKQTIDYFRDRLKQP